From a single Canis aureus isolate CA01 chromosome 5, VMU_Caureus_v.1.0, whole genome shotgun sequence genomic region:
- the FZD8 gene encoding frizzled-8, with product MEWGYLLEVTSLLAALALLQRSSGAAAASAKELACQEITVPLCKGIGYNYTYMPNQFNHDTQDEAGLEVHQFWPLVEIQCSPDLKFFLCSMYTPICLEDYKKPLPPCRSVCERAKAGCAPLMRQYGFAWPDRMRCDRLPEQGNPDTLCMDYNRTDLTTAAPSPPRRLPPPPPPPPGEQPPSGSGHGRPPGARPPSRGRGGGGGDAAAAAAAAAPPTRGGGGGGGGGKARPPGGGPAPCEPGCQCRAPMVSVSSERHPLYNRVKTGQIANCALPCHNPFFSQDERAFTVFWIGLWSVLCFVSTFATVSTFLIDMERFKYPERPIIFLSACYLFVSVGYLVRLVAGHEKVACSGGAPGAGGTAGAGGAAAAAAAGAGAAGAGAGGPGGRGEYEELGAVEQHVRYETTGPALCTVVFLLVYFFGMASSIWWVILSLTWFLAAGMKWGNEAIAGYSQYFHLAAWLVPSVKSIAVLALSSVDGDPVAGICYVGNQSLDNLRGFVLAPLVIYLFIGTMFLLAGFVSLFRIRSVIKQQGGPTKTHKLEKLMIRLGLFTVLYTVPAAVVVACLFYEQHNRPRWEATHNCPCLRDLQPDQARRPDYAVFMLKYFMCLVVGITSGVWVWSGKTLESWRALCTRCCWASKSAPGGGGAGGAAAGSAGGPGGAGGGGAGGGAGSLYSDVSTGLTWRSGTASSVSYPKQMPLSQV from the coding sequence ATGGAGTGGGGTTACCTGTTGGAAGTGACCTCGCTGCTGGCCGCCTTGGCGCTGCTGCAGCGCTCGAGCGGCGCGGCAGCCGCCTCGGCCAAGGAGCTGGCGTGCCAAGAAATCACCGTGCCGCTGTGCAAGGGCATCGGCTACAACTACACGTACATGCCCAACCAGTTCAACCACGACACGCAGGACGAGGCGGGCCTGGAGGTGCACCAGTTCTGGCCGCTGGTGGAGATCCAGTGCTCGCCCGACCTCAAGTTCTTCCTGTGCAGCATGTACACGCCCATCTGCCTGGAGGACTACAAGAAGCCCCTGCCTCCGTGCCGCTCGGTGTGCGAGCGCGCCAAGGCCGGCTGCGCACCCCTCATGCGCCAGTACGGCTTCGCGTGGCCCGACCGCATGCGCTGCGACCGGCTGCCGGAGCAGGGCAACCCCGACACGCTGTGCATGGACTACAACCGCACGGACCTGACCACAGCCGCGCCCAGCCCGCCGCGCcgcctgccgccgccgccgccgccgcccccgggtGAGCAGCCGCCCTCCGGCAGCGGCCACGGCCGCCCGCCCGGGGCCAGGCCCCCGTCCCGCGGTAGGGGCGGTGGCGGCGgggacgcggcggcggcggcggcggcggcggcgccccccacgcgcggcggcggcggcggcggcggcggcgggaaggCGCGGCCCCCTGGCGGCGGCCCTGCGCCCTGCGAGCCGGGCTGCCAGTGCCGCGCGCCCATGGTGAGCGTGTCCAGCGAGCGGCACCCGCTCTACAACCGCGTCAAGACCGGCCAGATCGCCAACTGCGCGCTGCCCTGCCACAACCCGTTCTTCAGCCAGGACGAGCGCGCCTTCACGGTCTTCTGGATCGGCCTGTGGTCTGTGCTGTGCTTCGTGTCCACCTTCGCCACCGTGTCCACCTTCCTCATCGACATGGAGCGCTTCAAGTACCCCGAGCGGCCCATCATCTTCCTCTCGGCCTGCTACCTCTTCGTGTCCGTCGGCTACCTGGTGCGCCTGGTGGCGGGCCACGAGAAGGTGGCGTGCAGCGGCGGCGCGCCGGGCGCAGGCGGCaccgcgggcgcggggggcgcggcggcggcggcggcggcgggcgcgggcgcggcgggcgcgggcgcgggcggcccgGGCGGGCGCGGCGAGTACGAGGAGCTGGGCGCCGTGGAGCAGCACGTGCGCTACGAGACCACGGGCCCCGCGCTGTGCACCGTGGTCTTCCTGCTCGTCTACTTCTTCGGCATGGCCAGCTCCATCTGGTGGGTGATCCTGTCGCTCACGTGGTTCCTGGCGGCGGGCATGAAGTGGGGCAATGAGGCCATCGCCGGTTACTCGCAGTACTTCCACCTGGCCGCGTGGCTGGTGCCTAGCGTCAAGTCCATCGCCGTGCTGGCGCTCAGCTCCGTGGACGGCGACCCGGTGGCCGGCATCTGCTACGTGGGCAACCAGAGCCTTGACAACCTGCGCGGCTTCGTGCTGGCGCCGCTCGTCATCTACCTCTTCATCGGCACCATGTTCCTGCTGGCCGGCTTCGTGTCGCTGTTCCGCATCCGCTCGGTGATCAAGCAGCAGGGCGGCCCCACCAAGACACACAAGCTGGAGAAGCTCATGATCCGCCTGGGCCTGTTCACGGTGCTCTACACGGTGCCGGCCGCCGTCGTGGTGGCCTGCCTCTTCTACGAGCAGCACAACCGCCCGCGCTGGGAGGCCACGCACAACTGCCCGTGCCTGCGGGACCTGCAGCCGGACCAGGCGCGCCGGCCCGACTACGCCGTCTTCATGCTCAAGTATTTCATGTGCCTGGTGGTGGGCATCACCTCGGGCGTGTGGGTCTGGTCTGGCAAGACGCTGGAGTCGTGGCGTGCCCTGTGCACCCGCTGCTGCTGGGCGAGCAAGAGCGCCCCGggaggcgggggcgcggggggcgcggccgCAGGGAGCGCGGGGGGAcctgggggcgccgggggcgggggcgcgggcggcggggcgggatcCCTCTACAGCGACGTCAGCACCGGCCTGACGTGGCGATCCGGCACGGCCAGCTCCGTGTCTTATCCAAAACAGATGCCATTGTCCCAGGTCTGa